The DNA region CAAAGCGGCTGTTTTTTTGTATATATGAGATTTTATCGGAAGAAAATTTATCAAAATTGATCGAACGGTAGAGTCTAAGACAGAACAATTTAGTATTGAATTGTGGTTAACGACTATTTGCATCACTCAAAAAATACCTAGCAAAATGCAAATAATTAAATTCTAGCTATTTGATTGACCGCTCGTTATAATCATACTATATAGATATTGAAGGTGAGGGGTGTTCATGGAGTTTCAGCAAAGAGTGATCAATCAAGAGTATCGTTTGACTGATTTAGAAGACGAGCTTGTAGCCTATATCGCTAAAAATAAAGCGAGTGTTTCCAAAATGAAGATCATAGAGCTTGCCTCTCTTTTTTTCACTGTTCCAAATACGATCACTAGGTTGTGCCATAAGCTCGGTTACTCTGGGTATTCTGAGTTGAAAAATGAGCTAAAACGAGAAAGTGAACAGCCATCAGATATCGCGTTCAAGCAGAAAGAACTGTTACTTAAAAATTTTGAACTCATTGATTTTGAGCGGGAAAAGCGTGTCGTACAATTATTCAAAGCTGCTAAACGGATCAATTTTTTTGCGATCGGTCAAACCGCCTATGCAGCAAAAATCGTCGTTGATAATTTTTATGCAATAGATGATAAGGCGTTTTTTTATACCTATGCGAATGAGTTAAGGCACAAAATTCAGCATGCAACAGACGAAGTTTTTTTCTTTATTAGTCTTTCAGGAGAGAAGGAGCAAATATTAGAATTAGCGAAATTGGCGCATGAGCATCAACATAAGGTGATATCTCTGACAGGTTTAAGTAGCAATTCTTTAGCGAGATTAGCGGATATCAGTTTATTTTGTTATTCGCCTGAAGTGATCA from Enterococcus sp. 9D6_DIV0238 includes:
- a CDS encoding MurR/RpiR family transcriptional regulator, whose translation is MEFQQRVINQEYRLTDLEDELVAYIAKNKASVSKMKIIELASLFFTVPNTITRLCHKLGYSGYSELKNELKRESEQPSDIAFKQKELLLKNFELIDFEREKRVVQLFKAAKRINFFAIGQTAYAAKIVVDNFYAIDDKAFFYTYANELRHKIQHATDEVFFFISLSGEKEQILELAKLAHEHQHKVISLTGLSSNSLARLADISLFCYSPEVIRNHYNITDKTPLLVIMNSLFETYIDS